A stretch of the Notolabrus celidotus isolate fNotCel1 chromosome 3, fNotCel1.pri, whole genome shotgun sequence genome encodes the following:
- the rnaset2 gene encoding ribonuclease T2 — translation MRLCSPLLLCLAAVLSSAYVITHPHHHHHHHEDDSIWTKLILTHHWPNTFCSMEHCKPNISYWTLHGLWPDKGIDCNSSWHFNSSKIEDLLPDMRKSWPDLLKPTSSEFWKYEWHKHGTCAAKADSLNSQHKYFSKALELYHKVDLDRVLKKYNITPSEDYYKLSQIEDAIEKSYNAKPKIQCVHQSRRDDVQVLGQIEICFGSDFTLLDCERHFAIDTNGNDLMDVDRPSGFSVCQHDVPVYYPPLAKRNNHTK, via the exons ATGAGGCTGTGCTCCCCTCTTCTGCTGTGCCTGGCAGCAGTCCTGTCctctgcctatgtgatcacacatcctcatcatcaccatcatcatcatgaagATGACAGCATTTGGACAAAACTGATTCTGACTCACCACTGGCCAAACACCTTCTGCAGT ATGGAGCACTGTAAGCCAAACATTAGCTACTGGACACTACATGGACTCTG GCCTGATAAAGGCATTGACTGCAATTCATCATGGCATTTCAACTCCTCTAAAATAGAG GATCTGCTTCCAGACATGAGGAAGAGTTGGCCTGACTTGCTGAAACCCACTTCTAGTGAATTCTG GAAGTATGAGTGGCACAAACATGGAACATGTGCAGCCAAAGCAGATTCTCTGAATagtcaacataaatatttcaGCAAGGCACTGGAACTGTACCATAAAGTGGATTTGGACAG AGTCCTTAAGAAGTACAACATCACCCCCTCAGAAGACTACTACAAA TTATCACAAATTGAAGACGCCATAGAGAAGTCCTACAACGCCAAACCAAAGATCCAGTGTGTCCACCAATCAAGG AGAGATGATGTCCAGGTTTTGGGGCAGATTGAGATCTGTTTCGGCTCCGACTTCACCCTGCTGGACTGTGAGAGACATTTTGCCATAGACACAAATGGGAATGATCTCATGGATGTTGACAGGCCGTCTgggttcagtgtgtgtcagCATGATGTGCCAGTTTACTACCCACCTCTCGCTAAAAGAAATaatcacacaaaataa
- the LOC117810279 gene encoding ribosomal protein S6 kinase alpha-2-like isoform X1, translating into MKVLKKATLKVRDRVRSKMERDILAEVNHPFIVKLHYAFQTEGKLYLILDFLRGGDLFTRLSKEVMFTEEDVKFYLAELALALDHLHSLGIIYRDLKPENILLDEEGHIKITDFGLSKEAIDHDKRAYSFCGTIEYMAPEVVNRRGHTQSADWWSFGVLMFEMLTGSLPFQGKDRKETMALILNRAKLGMPQFLSPEVQSLLRALFKRNPANRLGAGPDGVEEIKRHRFFASIDWTRLYKKEMRPPFKPTVGRPEDTFHFDPEFTSRTPTDSPGIPPSANTHQLFRGFSFVAQNQNPESSVATVAPSRQELSNISPIAEHIRGDVAFNDVYELKEEVGQTMTSVCKRCLHRVTAVEYSVKIIERVKKDPSEEIEILLRYGQHTNIVTLKDVFDDGQFVYLVQDLMRGEELLDRALTVPIFTERDASDIVCTLTKTVEYLHSQGVVHRDLKPSNIHYSDDSGLPESIRICDFGFSKQLRAENGLLMIPCYTATFMAPEVLRKQGYDAACDIWSLGILLYTMIAGYSPFANSSEDIAEEILAKIGSGKFITTGGNWDLVSDAAKDIVIKMLHVDPHQRLTAPQVLRHPWIVDRDQLSDKALTRKDSLTVKGALCATYSALKRCAPAPVLEPVQSSSLAQRRGMKKLESPKVESDTKEKEQPHLSK; encoded by the exons ATGAAGGTCCTGAAGAAAGCAACACTGAAAG TCCGGGATCGTGTGCGGTctaagatggagagagacattCTGGCAGAAGTGAACCATCCTTTTATAGTTAAACTGCACTATG ccttCCAGACGGAGGGAAAGCTCTATCTCATCCTGGACTTTCTCAGAGGGGGAGACCTTTTCACTCGTCTGTCTAAGGAG GTAATGTTTACAGAAGAGGATGTGAAGTTTTACCTGGCAGAGTTAGCACTGGCCTTGGACCATCTCCACAGCCTGGGGATCATCTACCGGGACCTCAAACCTGAAAA TATTTTATTGGACGAAGAAGGGCACATTAAGATAACGG ACTTTGGATTAAGTAAGGAAGCTATAGACCATGATAAGAGAGCGTATTCCTTCTGTGGAACAATTGAGTACATGGCTCCAGAGGTTGTTAACAGAAGAGGACATACACAGAGTGCTGATTGGTGGTCATTCGGGGTACTCATG TTTGAGATGTTGACAGGATCATTACCGTTCCAAGGGAAAGATCGGAAAGAAACAATGGCGCTTATCCTAAA CAGGGCAAAGCTGGGAATGCCACAGTTCCTGAGTCCTGAAGTGCAGAGCTTGTTGAGAGCACTCTTCAAGAGGAACCCTGCTAATCGACTTG GAGCCGGACCAGATGgagtggaggaaataaaaagacatcGCTTCTTTGCATCGATAGACTGGACT aGATTGTACAAGAAGGAAATGAGGCCTCCATTCAAACCCACTGTGGGAAGACCTGAAGACACTTTCCATTTTGACCCTGAGTTTACCTCAAGAACACCCACTG ATTCTCCTGGCATCCCGCCCAGCGCAAACACACACCAGCTGTTTCGTGGTTTCAGCTTTGTTGCCCAAAATCAGAATCCAGAATCCAGTGTTGCTACAGTAGCACCTTCTCGTCAGGAGTTGAGCAACATCAGCCCTATTGCAGAG CATATCCGTGGTGATGTGGCCTTTAATGACGTTTATGAACTCAAGGAGGAAGTCGGACAGACGATGACTTCTGTCTGCAAGAGATGTCTGCACAGAGTTACTGCTGTGGAGTATTCAGTGAAG ATTATTGAGAGAGTGAAAAAGGATCCATCAGAAGAGATTGAGATTCTGTTAAGATATGGACAGCATACAAACATCGTTACCCTGAAAGAT GTGTTTGACGACGGCCAGTTTGTGTACCTGGTTCAGGATttaatgagaggagaggagctgctggacaGAGCTCTGACTGTGCCAATTTTCACCGAGAGAGATGCATCAGACATCGTCTGCACTCTGACCAAGACTGTAGAATATCTACACTCACAGGGG GTTGTGCATCGAGACCTGAAGCCGAGTAACATTCACTACTCTGATGACAGTGGCCTCCCAGAAAGCATCAGAATATGTGATTTTGGTTTttccaaacagctcagagctgAGAATGGCTTACTGATGATCCCCTGTTACACAGCTACGTTCATGGCACCTGAG gttctGAGGAAGCAGGGTTATGATGCAGCCTGTGACATCTGGAGCCTGGGGATCCTGCTCTACACCATGATAGCTGG tTACAGTCCGTTTGCCAACAGCTCTGAAGACATAGCTGAGGAAATTCTGGCTAAAATTGGCAGCGGTAAATTCATCACCACAGGAGGGAACTGGGACCTGGTGTCAGATGCTGCCAAG GACATCGTGATCAAAATGCTCCATGTGGACCCTCACCAGCGCCTGACCGCCCCCCAG GTTCTTCGTCATCCCTGGATTGTGGACAGAGACCAGCTCTCTGACAAAGCTCTAACCAGAAAAGATTCACTTACCGTTAAG GGGGCACTGTGTGCCACTTACTCAGCTCTAAAGCGTTGTGCTCCTGCTCCTGTCCTGGAGCCGGTTCAGTCCTCCAGCCTGGCTCAGCGGAGAGGGATGAAGAAGTTGGAGAGTCCCAAAGTTGAGTCAGACACTAAAGAGAAGGAGCAGCCTCACCTATCCAAgtga
- the LOC117810279 gene encoding ribosomal protein S6 kinase alpha-2-like isoform X2 encodes MDTSTRKFTVRRWFSIYLKNKAARNKNNTGFCQLEEDSILKEIDISHHVKEGCEKADPSQFQLLKVLGQGSYGKVFLVRKIRGADRGQLYAMKVLKKATLKVRDRVRSKMERDILAEVNHPFIVKLHYAFQTEGKLYLILDFLRGGDLFTRLSKEVMFTEEDVKFYLAELALALDHLHSLGIIYRDLKPENILLDEEGHIKITDFGLSKEAIDHDKRAYSFCGTIEYMAPEVVNRRGHTQSADWWSFGVLMFEMLTGSLPFQGKDRKETMALILKAKLGMPQFLSPEVQSLLRALFKRNPANRLGAGPDGVEEIKRHRFFASIDWTRLYKKEMRPPFKPTVGRPEDTFHFDPEFTSRTPTDSPGIPPSANTHQLFRGFSFVAQNQNPESSVATVAPSRQELSNISPIAEHIRGDVAFNDVYELKEEVGQTMTSVCKRCLHRVTAVEYSVKIIERVKKDPSEEIEILLRYGQHTNIVTLKDVFDDGQFVYLVQDLMRGEELLDRALTVPIFTERDASDIVCTLTKTVEYLHSQGVVHRDLKPSNIHYSDDSGLPESIRICDFGFSKQLRAENGLLMIPCYTATFMAPEVLRKQGYDAACDIWSLGILLYTMIAGYSPFANSSEDIAEEILAKIGSGKFITTGGNWDLVSDAAKDIVIKMLHVDPHQRLTAPQVLRHPWIVDRDQLSDKALTRKDSLTVKGALCATYSALKRCAPAPVLEPVQSSSLAQRRGMKKLESPKVESDTKEKEQPHLSK; translated from the exons ATGGATACCAGCACGCGAAAATTCACAGTACGGAGATGGTTTTCTATCTACCTGAAGAACAAGGCAGCAaggaacaagaacaacacaggcTTCTGTCAACTAGAG GAGGACAGCATACTGAAGGAGATTGACATCAGCCATCATGTTAAGGAGGGCTGTGAGAAAGCAGACCCCTCTCAGTTCCAGCTGCTCAAAGTGCTGGGACAAGGCTCCTATGGAAAG GTTTTCCTGGTGAGAAAgatcagaggagcagacagaggacAGCTGTATGCCATGAAGGTCCTGAAGAAAGCAACACTGAAAG TCCGGGATCGTGTGCGGTctaagatggagagagacattCTGGCAGAAGTGAACCATCCTTTTATAGTTAAACTGCACTATG ccttCCAGACGGAGGGAAAGCTCTATCTCATCCTGGACTTTCTCAGAGGGGGAGACCTTTTCACTCGTCTGTCTAAGGAG GTAATGTTTACAGAAGAGGATGTGAAGTTTTACCTGGCAGAGTTAGCACTGGCCTTGGACCATCTCCACAGCCTGGGGATCATCTACCGGGACCTCAAACCTGAAAA TATTTTATTGGACGAAGAAGGGCACATTAAGATAACGG ACTTTGGATTAAGTAAGGAAGCTATAGACCATGATAAGAGAGCGTATTCCTTCTGTGGAACAATTGAGTACATGGCTCCAGAGGTTGTTAACAGAAGAGGACATACACAGAGTGCTGATTGGTGGTCATTCGGGGTACTCATG TTTGAGATGTTGACAGGATCATTACCGTTCCAAGGGAAAGATCGGAAAGAAACAATGGCGCTTATCCTAAA GGCAAAGCTGGGAATGCCACAGTTCCTGAGTCCTGAAGTGCAGAGCTTGTTGAGAGCACTCTTCAAGAGGAACCCTGCTAATCGACTTG GAGCCGGACCAGATGgagtggaggaaataaaaagacatcGCTTCTTTGCATCGATAGACTGGACT aGATTGTACAAGAAGGAAATGAGGCCTCCATTCAAACCCACTGTGGGAAGACCTGAAGACACTTTCCATTTTGACCCTGAGTTTACCTCAAGAACACCCACTG ATTCTCCTGGCATCCCGCCCAGCGCAAACACACACCAGCTGTTTCGTGGTTTCAGCTTTGTTGCCCAAAATCAGAATCCAGAATCCAGTGTTGCTACAGTAGCACCTTCTCGTCAGGAGTTGAGCAACATCAGCCCTATTGCAGAG CATATCCGTGGTGATGTGGCCTTTAATGACGTTTATGAACTCAAGGAGGAAGTCGGACAGACGATGACTTCTGTCTGCAAGAGATGTCTGCACAGAGTTACTGCTGTGGAGTATTCAGTGAAG ATTATTGAGAGAGTGAAAAAGGATCCATCAGAAGAGATTGAGATTCTGTTAAGATATGGACAGCATACAAACATCGTTACCCTGAAAGAT GTGTTTGACGACGGCCAGTTTGTGTACCTGGTTCAGGATttaatgagaggagaggagctgctggacaGAGCTCTGACTGTGCCAATTTTCACCGAGAGAGATGCATCAGACATCGTCTGCACTCTGACCAAGACTGTAGAATATCTACACTCACAGGGG GTTGTGCATCGAGACCTGAAGCCGAGTAACATTCACTACTCTGATGACAGTGGCCTCCCAGAAAGCATCAGAATATGTGATTTTGGTTTttccaaacagctcagagctgAGAATGGCTTACTGATGATCCCCTGTTACACAGCTACGTTCATGGCACCTGAG gttctGAGGAAGCAGGGTTATGATGCAGCCTGTGACATCTGGAGCCTGGGGATCCTGCTCTACACCATGATAGCTGG tTACAGTCCGTTTGCCAACAGCTCTGAAGACATAGCTGAGGAAATTCTGGCTAAAATTGGCAGCGGTAAATTCATCACCACAGGAGGGAACTGGGACCTGGTGTCAGATGCTGCCAAG GACATCGTGATCAAAATGCTCCATGTGGACCCTCACCAGCGCCTGACCGCCCCCCAG GTTCTTCGTCATCCCTGGATTGTGGACAGAGACCAGCTCTCTGACAAAGCTCTAACCAGAAAAGATTCACTTACCGTTAAG GGGGCACTGTGTGCCACTTACTCAGCTCTAAAGCGTTGTGCTCCTGCTCCTGTCCTGGAGCCGGTTCAGTCCTCCAGCCTGGCTCAGCGGAGAGGGATGAAGAAGTTGGAGAGTCCCAAAGTTGAGTCAGACACTAAAGAGAAGGAGCAGCCTCACCTATCCAAgtga